Proteins encoded within one genomic window of Acidovorax sp. 107:
- a CDS encoding SCO family protein has product MQKRNALHLIAAGALSICATGLLSACSEKKPEFRGVDVTGAEYARDIPLTDHNGQPRHIKDFAGKVVVVFFGYTQCPDVCPTSMQELAEVKQMLGKDGDRLQGVFVTVDPERDTPEVLKAYMANFDPSFLALYGTPEQLAAVAKDFKIYYKKVDGKTPTSYTMDHSAGSYVYDPAGRLRVYNRYGSGAQALAADVKALLSEAG; this is encoded by the coding sequence ATGCAGAAACGTAATGCTCTTCATTTGATAGCTGCTGGCGCACTATCTATCTGCGCTACAGGCCTCCTGAGCGCATGTTCCGAGAAAAAGCCCGAGTTCCGGGGCGTGGATGTCACCGGCGCCGAGTACGCCCGCGACATTCCCCTGACCGACCACAACGGCCAGCCGCGCCACATCAAGGACTTTGCCGGCAAGGTGGTGGTGGTGTTCTTCGGCTACACCCAGTGCCCCGACGTGTGCCCCACGTCGATGCAGGAGCTGGCCGAGGTCAAGCAGATGCTGGGCAAGGACGGCGACCGGCTGCAGGGCGTTTTTGTGACGGTGGACCCGGAGCGCGATACGCCCGAGGTGCTCAAGGCCTACATGGCCAACTTTGACCCGAGCTTTCTGGCGCTGTACGGCACGCCCGAACAGCTGGCCGCCGTCGCCAAGGACTTCAAGATCTACTACAAGAAGGTCGATGGCAAGACGCCCACGAGCTACACCATGGACCATTCGGCCGGCAGCTACGTGTACGACCCTGCGGGTCGCCTGCGGGTGTACAACCGCTACGGCAGCGGTGCGCAGGCCCTGGCCGCCGATGTCAAAGCCCTGCTGAGCGAAGCGGGCTGA
- a CDS encoding bifunctional diguanylate cyclase/phosphodiesterase, translating into MRSAGLGPDLPAASSSSEQAPRSGGDGSLILAAMNAAPDGILLVDRAGCIVMVNAAMESLSGYSADELCGRSVGIFLPPALRDAHAQHLEGYFRAPSRRPMGMGRDLWIMRKDGSSVPVDIALGHTDAQGGTAVAFVRDISEVRRLEARMHFQATHDTLTGLINRWQFGQRLEQAIAESARSGQSFALLLLDLDDFKAVNDGYGHASGDQVLLEVARRLKSALRAGDALARLGGDEFTVLLPHIAQAQDAEQTAAKLLDVLCRPYQMHGFELDFGASLGIALYPNDAQDAATLMRYADMAMYHAKESGRAHYAFYAPPLGIRMAEKLQLHERLKMALAYGGLALHYQPQVDVRSGCVHGVEALLRWTDPQLGEIPPDRFVPVAEATGLILALGAWVLDTACRQIAAWAGAGMPLRVAVNLSAQQLRQTDLVEQIERSLSLHGAPADLLEIEVTESEAMADPEQARRVLCGLQALGVCIALDDFGTGHSSLAYLKQLPVSRIKIDREFVRPLLLTSADATLVQAIVVLAQTLGLHVVAEGVESAEQLHLLTDFGCDAYQGWLFSRAVPPGHVAALLQAAQATAMPAGEGALRGPATVVSA; encoded by the coding sequence ATGAGGTCCGCTGGCCTTGGGCCCGACCTGCCTGCCGCATCGTCTTCGTCGGAGCAGGCGCCGCGCAGCGGGGGCGATGGCTCCCTGATCCTGGCGGCCATGAATGCGGCACCGGACGGTATCTTGCTCGTGGACCGCGCCGGCTGCATCGTGATGGTCAACGCCGCGATGGAGAGCCTGTCCGGCTATTCGGCCGACGAGTTGTGCGGCCGCTCGGTCGGCATCTTCCTGCCCCCCGCCCTGCGCGATGCGCATGCCCAGCACCTGGAGGGCTATTTCCGAGCCCCATCGCGCCGACCCATGGGCATGGGACGGGACCTCTGGATCATGCGCAAGGACGGCAGCTCCGTGCCGGTGGACATTGCGTTGGGGCACACGGACGCACAGGGCGGCACGGCGGTGGCCTTTGTGCGCGACATCTCGGAGGTGCGGCGGCTGGAGGCTCGGATGCATTTCCAGGCCACCCACGACACGTTGACCGGTCTGATCAACCGCTGGCAGTTCGGCCAGCGGCTCGAACAGGCGATTGCCGAGTCGGCGCGCTCCGGCCAGTCTTTTGCATTGCTGCTGCTGGATCTGGATGACTTCAAGGCGGTGAACGACGGCTATGGCCATGCCTCTGGCGACCAGGTACTGCTGGAAGTGGCGCGCAGACTCAAGAGCGCGCTGCGCGCAGGTGACGCGCTGGCCCGGCTGGGCGGTGATGAGTTCACCGTGCTGCTGCCGCACATTGCGCAAGCGCAGGATGCCGAGCAGACCGCTGCCAAGCTGCTGGATGTGCTGTGCCGCCCCTACCAGATGCATGGCTTCGAGCTGGACTTCGGTGCGAGCCTGGGGATCGCCCTGTACCCCAACGACGCGCAGGACGCGGCCACGCTGATGCGCTACGCCGACATGGCCATGTACCACGCCAAGGAATCGGGGCGCGCGCATTACGCCTTTTATGCCCCCCCGCTGGGCATTCGCATGGCGGAGAAGCTGCAGTTGCATGAACGCCTGAAGATGGCACTGGCCTACGGGGGGCTGGCCCTGCATTACCAGCCCCAGGTGGATGTGAGATCCGGCTGCGTGCACGGGGTCGAGGCCCTGCTGCGCTGGACCGACCCGCAGCTCGGTGAGATACCCCCTGACCGCTTTGTGCCCGTGGCCGAGGCCACCGGCCTGATCCTTGCGCTGGGCGCCTGGGTGTTGGACACCGCCTGCCGGCAGATCGCAGCCTGGGCGGGGGCGGGCATGCCGCTGCGGGTGGCAGTGAACCTGTCTGCGCAGCAATTGCGGCAGACGGACCTGGTCGAGCAGATCGAGCGCAGCCTGTCGCTGCACGGAGCACCGGCTGACCTGCTGGAGATCGAGGTGACCGAATCCGAGGCCATGGCAGACCCTGAGCAGGCCCGGCGTGTGTTGTGCGGTCTGCAGGCGCTGGGCGTCTGCATTGCGCTCGATGACTTCGGCACCGGCCATTCTTCGCTCGCCTATCTCAAGCAGTTGCCGGTCTCCCGCATCAAGATCGACCGCGAGTTTGTGCGCCCGCTACTGCTCACCAGCGCCGATGCCACGCTGGTGCAGGCCATCGTCGTGCTGGCGCAAACCCTGGGCCTTCATGTGGTGGCGGAAGGGGTGGAGTCTGCCGAACAACTGCACCTGCTGACTGACTTCGGGTGTGATGCCTACCAGGGCTGGCTATTTTCCAGGGCGGTGCCCCCTGGCCATGTGGCGGCGCTGCTGCAGGCAGCGCAGGCGACGGCCATGCCGGCGGGGGAGGGGGCTTTGCGCGGGCCGGCCACCGTTGTATCCGCCTGA
- a CDS encoding cytochrome c oxidase subunit 3 — MSASTHGGTPYYYVPAESRHPVMAAAGLFFVILGAAQWINGHDWGKYSLALGLVWWLFTLYQWFGDAVRESEGGLYGHKIDLSYRWSMSWFIFSEVMFFGAFFTALWWARSHSVPALGSLDNALLWPDFKAVWPSMAAGVTASPAGIIEPFQTVGPFWLPTINTALLLTSGVTLTIAHHALRENHRGKTIGFMWATVLLGFVFLLVQGYEYFHLYTDLNLKLSSGVFGSTFFMLTGFHGFHVFLGMLMLLVITLRLQKGHFTADKHFGFEGAAWYWHFVDVVWLGLYVLVYWM; from the coding sequence ATGAGTGCATCAACCCACGGCGGAACCCCGTACTACTATGTGCCCGCCGAGTCCCGTCACCCGGTCATGGCCGCTGCCGGCCTGTTCTTTGTGATCCTGGGCGCAGCCCAGTGGATCAACGGCCACGATTGGGGCAAATATTCCCTGGCCTTGGGGCTGGTGTGGTGGCTGTTCACGCTGTACCAATGGTTTGGCGATGCAGTGCGCGAGAGCGAAGGTGGCCTGTACGGTCACAAGATCGATCTGTCGTACCGCTGGAGCATGAGCTGGTTCATCTTCTCCGAGGTGATGTTCTTCGGCGCTTTCTTCACGGCTTTGTGGTGGGCGCGCTCGCACTCGGTGCCAGCGCTGGGCAGCCTGGACAATGCGCTGCTGTGGCCCGACTTCAAGGCAGTGTGGCCCAGCATGGCCGCCGGCGTCACCGCTTCGCCTGCAGGCATCATCGAGCCCTTCCAGACCGTGGGCCCCTTCTGGTTGCCCACCATCAACACGGCGCTGCTGCTGACGTCCGGCGTGACGCTGACCATTGCCCACCACGCTCTGCGTGAAAACCACCGTGGCAAGACCATCGGTTTCATGTGGGCCACCGTGCTGCTGGGCTTCGTGTTCCTGCTGGTGCAGGGCTACGAATATTTCCACCTGTACACCGACTTGAACCTCAAGCTGAGCTCGGGTGTGTTCGGTTCCACGTTCTTCATGCTGACGGGGTTTCACGGCTTCCACGTGTTCCTGGGCATGCTGATGCTGCTGGTGATCACGCTACGCCTGCAAAAGGGGCACTTCACGGCCGACAAACACTTTGGCTTTGAAGGTGCCGCCTGGTACTGGCACTTTGTGGACGTCGTGTGGCTGGGCCTGTACGTGCTGGTGTACTGGATGTAA
- a CDS encoding cytochrome c oxidase assembly protein: MSLHRENAKMVGKLVVIAAGMFAFGYVLIPIYKHICEMTGINILSLAERQVPGNGVAGKDVRVPANTQVDKSRTVTVEFDANSRGPWDFKPAQRSVQVHPGELTTVMYEFQNVQNRRMAAQAIPSYAPRQAAAHFNKLECFCFNQYTLEPGEKKTWPVAFVIDPKLSKDVTTITLSYTFFEVGGKTPAAPESTAAVVLPGSTSAGGTQGAGS, from the coding sequence ATGAGCCTGCACCGCGAAAACGCCAAGATGGTCGGAAAGCTGGTCGTGATCGCGGCTGGCATGTTCGCCTTCGGCTATGTGCTGATCCCCATCTACAAGCACATCTGCGAAATGACGGGCATCAACATCTTGTCGCTGGCCGAGCGGCAAGTGCCAGGCAACGGCGTGGCGGGCAAGGATGTGCGCGTGCCTGCCAACACCCAGGTGGACAAGTCGCGCACCGTAACCGTGGAGTTCGATGCGAACTCTCGCGGCCCGTGGGACTTCAAGCCCGCGCAGCGTTCCGTGCAGGTCCACCCCGGTGAACTGACGACGGTGATGTACGAGTTCCAGAACGTACAGAACCGCCGCATGGCCGCCCAGGCGATTCCCAGTTATGCGCCTCGCCAGGCCGCTGCGCATTTCAACAAGCTGGAATGTTTTTGCTTCAACCAATACACCCTGGAGCCCGGTGAAAAGAAAACCTGGCCCGTGGCGTTTGTGATTGATCCTAAATTGTCCAAAGACGTCACCACCATCACGCTGTCGTACACCTTCTTCGAGGTGGGTGGCAAGACCCCGGCAGCGCCCGAATCGACGGCGGCTGTGGTGCTGCCTGGGTCGACGTCTGCAGGTGGCACGCAAGGAGCGGGCTCATGA
- the cyoE gene encoding heme o synthase codes for MSVAPPVVAAPPSRFQQFYALTKPRVVQLIVFCALIGMVLAVPGLPSAAQLGHMVLASVGVWLVAGAAAAFNCIVEQGIDAKMKRTAWRPTAKGELSNAQTLLFSAVLCAAGSVLLYVWINPLTMWLTFATFVGYAVVYTVILKPLTPQNIVIGGASGAMPPVLGWAAMTNDVGPEALILFLIIFLWTPPHFWALALYRVEDYRKSGLPMLPVTHGNEFTRLQVFLYTLILLAGCMMPFIYGMSSWIYLVAAVLLSLGFCGYAFALWRNYSDALARKTFRFSLIHLSVLFAALLVDHYVL; via the coding sequence ATGAGTGTTGCCCCCCCCGTCGTTGCTGCGCCGCCTTCGCGGTTCCAGCAGTTTTATGCGCTGACCAAGCCCCGTGTGGTGCAGCTCATCGTTTTTTGTGCACTGATCGGCATGGTGCTGGCCGTGCCCGGCCTGCCCAGCGCTGCGCAACTCGGCCACATGGTCCTGGCCAGCGTGGGCGTGTGGCTGGTGGCGGGTGCCGCTGCCGCGTTCAACTGCATCGTCGAGCAAGGCATCGACGCCAAGATGAAGCGCACCGCCTGGCGCCCCACCGCCAAGGGCGAGCTGTCCAACGCGCAGACTCTGCTCTTTTCGGCCGTGCTGTGTGCCGCAGGCTCCGTGCTGCTGTATGTGTGGATCAACCCGCTGACCATGTGGCTGACCTTTGCCACCTTTGTGGGTTACGCGGTGGTCTACACCGTGATCCTCAAGCCCCTCACGCCCCAGAACATCGTGATTGGTGGCGCCTCGGGGGCCATGCCCCCGGTGCTGGGCTGGGCTGCCATGACCAACGACGTGGGGCCTGAGGCACTCATCCTGTTTCTCATCATCTTTTTGTGGACCCCTCCGCACTTCTGGGCCCTGGCCCTGTACCGGGTGGAGGACTACCGCAAGTCCGGGCTGCCCATGCTGCCCGTCACGCATGGCAACGAGTTCACGCGCCTGCAGGTGTTCCTGTACACGCTGATCCTGCTGGCCGGGTGCATGATGCCGTTCATCTATGGCATGAGCTCCTGGATCTACCTGGTTGCGGCCGTGCTGCTGAGCCTGGGCTTTTGCGGCTACGCGTTCGCCTTGTGGCGCAACTATTCGGACGCCCTGGCGCGCAAGACCTTCCGTTTTTCTCTCATCCACCTGAGCGTGCTGTTTGCGGCGCTGTTGGTGGACCACTATGTGCTGTGA
- a CDS encoding heme A synthase codes for MTNAQPLYDLAPVLELMLLGLVIALGPLTWVWARNRRNSPMRRLQALTVLTLFLTFDLVLFGAFTRLTDSGLGCPDWPGCYGSSSPVGARAEIAAAQEAMPTGPVTHGKAWIEMIHRYLATGVGVLIIVLTVSSWVQQRRARRDAVPAPPLSPWWPTVTSLWVCLQGAFGALTVTMKLFPAIVTLHLIGGLVLLALLCVQAVRHTQSAQGRAPVTLPPALRWALVVTGLLLAFQVVLGGWVSTNYAVLACTTFPTCQGSWWPAMDFAQGFQIWRKLGMLQDGSHISFAALTAIHYVHRLMAYVVLLALGLVAWRFHRRGVLPAQTRWLAGLALLQLMTGLSNVVLDWPLVAAVLHTGGAAALVVVLTWALVSSRAATAPREFSAPTGASRVSA; via the coding sequence ATGACCAACGCCCAACCGCTGTACGACCTCGCTCCCGTGCTCGAGCTGATGCTGCTGGGCCTGGTGATTGCGCTGGGGCCGCTGACCTGGGTGTGGGCGCGCAACCGCCGCAACTCGCCCATGCGGCGCCTGCAGGCACTCACGGTGCTGACGTTGTTCCTCACGTTTGATCTGGTGCTGTTCGGCGCCTTCACGCGCCTGACGGATTCGGGCCTCGGTTGTCCCGACTGGCCGGGCTGCTACGGCAGTTCCAGCCCTGTAGGGGCCCGGGCCGAGATTGCGGCGGCCCAAGAGGCCATGCCCACGGGCCCGGTGACCCATGGCAAGGCCTGGATCGAGATGATCCACCGCTACCTCGCCACGGGAGTGGGGGTGCTGATCATTGTGCTCACGGTGTCGTCCTGGGTGCAGCAGCGCCGCGCCCGGCGTGATGCCGTGCCAGCGCCTCCGCTGAGCCCCTGGTGGCCCACGGTGACCTCGTTGTGGGTGTGCCTACAGGGTGCGTTTGGTGCGCTCACCGTGACCATGAAGCTCTTTCCCGCCATCGTCACCCTGCACCTGATCGGCGGCTTGGTGCTGCTGGCACTGCTGTGTGTACAGGCGGTACGCCATACCCAAAGCGCCCAGGGGCGTGCACCGGTGACCCTGCCGCCCGCTCTGCGCTGGGCGCTGGTGGTGACCGGTCTGTTGCTGGCGTTCCAGGTGGTGCTGGGAGGCTGGGTCAGTACCAACTACGCGGTGCTGGCATGCACCACCTTCCCCACCTGCCAGGGCAGCTGGTGGCCCGCGATGGACTTCGCCCAGGGTTTTCAAATCTGGCGCAAGCTGGGCATGCTGCAAGATGGCAGCCACATCAGTTTTGCCGCGCTCACCGCCATCCACTATGTGCACCGCCTGATGGCCTACGTGGTGCTGCTGGCATTGGGCCTGGTGGCCTGGCGTTTTCACCGCCGGGGCGTGTTGCCCGCGCAGACACGTTGGCTCGCCGGGCTGGCTTTGCTGCAACTGATGACGGGCTTGTCCAACGTGGTGCTGGATTGGCCTCTGGTGGCTGCAGTGCTGCACACCGGAGGTGCTGCAGCCCTGGTGGTGGTGTTGACCTGGGCCCTGGTGTCCAGCCGCGCGGCGACTGCGCCCCGCGAGTTTTCTGCGCCCACGGGCGCATCGAGAGTATCTGCATGA
- a CDS encoding DUF2970 domain-containing protein, whose protein sequence is MSAPLDQPSDIKPVRRKGSLLRTVRAVAWSLIGLRKGSEYQQDVEKLNPIHIIVVGLIAVFLLVMGLIGLVNWIV, encoded by the coding sequence ATGAGTGCGCCGCTCGATCAGCCTTCGGACATCAAGCCAGTGCGCCGCAAGGGCTCGCTGCTGCGCACGGTGCGCGCGGTGGCATGGTCGCTGATTGGCTTGCGCAAAGGCAGCGAGTACCAGCAAGATGTCGAAAAGCTCAACCCGATTCACATCATTGTGGTGGGATTGATCGCTGTCTTTCTGCTGGTGATGGGCCTGATCGGGCTGGTGAACTGGATCGTGTGA
- a CDS encoding PAS domain-containing methyl-accepting chemotaxis protein: MRSKVYVTQRDYPLSEGDTLLSTTDLKGRIVYANDAFIKVSGFGREELYGKAHNVVRHPDMPAAAFEDMWATIRGGLPWSSLVKNRRKDGDHYWVRANASPIRQDGTVVGFLSVRTKASDDEIRTHETLYQRINAGARHLRVYRGFVVGVQGLAAAWARLRFLSLGVRLHGALGALLLGGALALVAGGSASVGANASAGGQAAGAGWWLAGLVAWCAAGAAAAWWLQAGVVTPLREVLAQARAVASGQKAEPLMLQRVDEIGGLMRSVQQAGLNMMSLVSDIQGKALQVRECATELQDGNTHLSERTEEAASSLEEAATALDELTAAIRANSDKAALAAQRAGLGAQAAALGADTVQRVQHTMQGIASASQRVAEISTLIDGIAFQTNLLALNAAVEAARAGEHGKGFAVVATEVRALSQKSARAARDIKALIDASLAEVRSGTDAAVAAAQTMDSAVRSVHGLSELVQDIQQASHEQALGVGQINSAVAQLEQMTQQNATLVRRSAELSGSLAQQARHLDEAASVFQPRGTVR, encoded by the coding sequence ATGCGCTCGAAAGTGTACGTAACCCAGCGCGACTACCCGCTGTCCGAGGGTGACACCCTGCTCTCCACCACCGATCTCAAGGGGCGCATCGTCTATGCCAACGATGCCTTCATCAAGGTCAGCGGCTTTGGGCGCGAGGAGCTGTATGGCAAGGCCCACAACGTGGTGCGCCACCCCGACATGCCTGCCGCTGCATTCGAGGACATGTGGGCCACGATACGCGGAGGGTTGCCGTGGTCATCGCTGGTCAAGAACCGGCGCAAGGACGGCGACCATTACTGGGTGCGTGCCAATGCCAGCCCCATCCGGCAGGACGGCACCGTGGTGGGCTTTCTGTCGGTGCGCACCAAGGCATCGGACGACGAGATTCGCACGCACGAAACGCTGTACCAGCGCATCAATGCAGGGGCCCGACATCTGCGGGTGTACCGCGGCTTTGTGGTGGGCGTGCAGGGGTTGGCTGCCGCGTGGGCGCGCCTGCGGTTTCTGTCGTTGGGGGTGCGATTGCACGGCGCCCTGGGCGCGTTGCTGCTGGGAGGCGCACTGGCTTTGGTGGCTGGTGGCAGCGCAAGCGTGGGTGCCAATGCCAGTGCGGGCGGCCAGGCCGCCGGGGCAGGCTGGTGGCTGGCGGGTTTAGTGGCCTGGTGTGCGGCCGGTGCTGCGGCAGCCTGGTGGCTGCAGGCCGGGGTGGTGACGCCGCTGCGCGAGGTGCTGGCGCAGGCGCGAGCCGTTGCGAGCGGCCAGAAGGCCGAACCCCTGATGCTGCAGCGCGTGGATGAGATTGGTGGGCTCATGCGCAGCGTGCAGCAGGCCGGGCTCAACATGATGTCCCTGGTGAGCGATATCCAGGGCAAAGCCCTGCAGGTGCGCGAGTGCGCCACGGAGCTGCAGGACGGCAACACGCATTTGTCAGAGCGCACCGAAGAAGCAGCCAGCAGCCTGGAAGAGGCGGCCACCGCGCTGGACGAGCTGACAGCCGCCATCCGTGCCAACAGCGACAAGGCCGCACTGGCCGCGCAGCGCGCCGGCCTGGGGGCGCAGGCCGCCGCGCTGGGCGCTGACACCGTGCAGCGTGTGCAGCACACCATGCAAGGCATTGCCAGCGCCAGCCAGCGCGTGGCAGAGATCAGCACGCTGATCGACGGTATTGCGTTCCAGACCAATCTGCTGGCGCTCAACGCAGCCGTAGAGGCTGCGCGCGCCGGTGAGCATGGCAAGGGCTTTGCCGTGGTGGCGACCGAGGTGCGGGCGCTGTCGCAAAAAAGCGCCCGTGCTGCGCGCGACATCAAGGCGTTGATCGATGCCTCACTGGCCGAAGTGCGCAGTGGCACCGACGCTGCGGTGGCTGCAGCGCAGACCATGGACAGCGCGGTGCGGTCCGTGCACGGGCTCAGCGAGCTGGTGCAGGACATCCAGCAGGCGAGCCACGAGCAGGCACTGGGCGTGGGGCAGATCAACAGCGCGGTGGCCCAGTTGGAGCAGATGACGCAACAAAACGCGACGCTGGTGCGCCGCAGCGCTGAACTCAGTGGTTCGCTGGCGCAGCAGGCGCGGCATCTGGACGAAGCCGCCTCTGTGTTCCAGCCACGGGGCACTGTGCGATGA
- a CDS encoding Crp/Fnr family transcriptional regulator produces the protein MKSEPLARSGGCALCAGQQQCLLGRQNEECRSQWMPLVVERPMCKGELLLRQGELPHTFRIVKTGAVMLLCSGEDRVERPVGLFGPGQPVGTTGLVQQTAAVSCRALTAGRLCEVQIAAASQRGLLNEAFLRGLAQSYAQTNAWLAEWARIVRIRGVAGQLAATLLQLARIQRSTLVRLPSHVVLADLLSTTRETIARALRQLAQHQGLVRHDRWHCEIQREVLLGLAGGHRPSS, from the coding sequence ATGAAATCTGAACCTCTCGCCCGCAGCGGCGGGTGCGCGCTGTGCGCAGGGCAACAGCAATGCCTGCTGGGACGACAAAACGAAGAGTGCCGCAGCCAATGGATGCCTTTGGTGGTGGAGCGACCCATGTGCAAAGGGGAGCTGCTTTTGCGGCAAGGTGAACTGCCCCATACCTTCAGGATAGTCAAAACAGGTGCCGTCATGCTGTTGTGCAGCGGCGAAGACCGTGTGGAGCGGCCTGTCGGGCTGTTTGGCCCCGGACAGCCCGTGGGCACCACCGGGCTGGTGCAGCAAACGGCAGCCGTATCCTGCCGCGCGCTGACGGCGGGGCGGCTGTGCGAAGTACAGATCGCGGCCGCCAGTCAGCGCGGCCTGCTTAACGAGGCATTTCTGCGGGGGCTCGCGCAAAGCTACGCACAAACCAATGCCTGGCTGGCCGAGTGGGCCCGCATCGTGCGTATCCGGGGCGTGGCGGGCCAGTTGGCCGCCACCTTGCTGCAGCTGGCTCGCATACAGCGCAGCACCCTGGTGCGCCTGCCCAGCCACGTGGTTCTGGCGGACCTGCTATCGACCACGCGCGAAACCATTGCCCGTGCCCTGCGCCAGTTGGCGCAACACCAGGGGCTGGTGCGGCATGACCGCTGGCATTGCGAGATCCAGCGCGAGGTCTTGCTCGGCTTGGCCGGGGGACACCGGCCGTCGTCGTAG
- a CDS encoding twin transmembrane helix small protein — translation MKYLVVLAFIAIVASLASALFFMMRNGRDDKSKGNHMAKALAVRVGLSIVLFLCILVAWQLGYIQPTGLPATR, via the coding sequence ATGAAATACCTCGTAGTGCTGGCGTTCATCGCCATTGTGGCCAGCCTGGCATCGGCCCTGTTCTTCATGATGCGCAATGGGCGCGATGACAAGAGCAAGGGCAACCACATGGCCAAGGCGCTGGCAGTGCGCGTCGGGCTGTCGATCGTGCTGTTCTTGTGCATTCTGGTAGCCTGGCAACTGGGTTATATCCAACCCACAGGCCTGCCCGCCACGCGTTGA
- a CDS encoding tripartite tricarboxylate transporter substrate binding protein: MPSRSALSGRVSRRASLLIALAAASPWALAQNTGKTAAAPAPLAWPTKPLKIIVGFPAGSSPDLTARTFSEPLSKALGQPVIVENKVGAGGNIGADAVAKARDDHTIGLMINGNMTIARLLNPAVPYDPIKDLAPLSLIGTSPLILTAPISQPGVPANSSARDFFVAARNGGDKWSYGTPGVGTVGHIGTELLKARSNINPVHVPYPGYPQVANAMLGGQLQMALMPPALAQAQMRAGKLRAIGVTSSGRSPLAPEVPSLAEAGITNFNLEIWNAFAAPATMPKPIQAKLAALISEIARSEDVRSKLFQQGWQTVGSSPEGLANRIKADTNLLGGVIAMRGIKVE; this comes from the coding sequence ATGCCGTCACGTTCCGCCCTTTCTGGCCGTGTGTCCCGCCGCGCTTCGCTGCTGATTGCGCTGGCTGCCGCATCCCCGTGGGCTCTTGCGCAGAACACCGGCAAGACCGCCGCAGCGCCCGCCCCGCTGGCGTGGCCGACCAAGCCCCTGAAGATCATCGTGGGCTTTCCGGCAGGCTCGTCGCCCGACCTGACGGCGCGCACGTTCTCTGAGCCCCTGTCCAAGGCTTTGGGCCAGCCCGTCATCGTGGAGAACAAGGTGGGCGCGGGCGGCAACATTGGCGCCGATGCGGTGGCCAAGGCCCGTGACGACCACACCATCGGGCTGATGATCAACGGCAACATGACGATTGCCAGGCTGTTGAACCCGGCCGTGCCGTACGACCCGATCAAGGACTTGGCCCCTCTCAGCCTCATTGGCACCTCGCCGCTGATCCTGACCGCCCCCATCAGCCAGCCTGGCGTGCCCGCCAACAGCAGCGCCCGCGACTTCTTCGTGGCCGCGCGCAATGGCGGCGACAAATGGAGCTACGGCACGCCCGGCGTGGGCACGGTGGGCCATATCGGCACCGAACTGCTCAAGGCGCGCAGCAACATCAACCCCGTGCATGTGCCCTACCCCGGTTATCCGCAGGTGGCCAATGCCATGCTGGGTGGCCAGCTGCAGATGGCGCTGATGCCCCCGGCACTGGCCCAAGCCCAAATGCGTGCGGGCAAGCTGCGCGCGATTGGCGTGACGTCCTCGGGGCGCAGCCCCCTGGCGCCCGAGGTCCCCAGCCTGGCTGAGGCAGGCATCACCAACTTCAACCTGGAGATCTGGAACGCCTTTGCAGCACCCGCCACCATGCCCAAGCCCATCCAGGCCAAGCTGGCTGCGCTGATCAGCGAGATCGCACGCAGCGAGGACGTGCGCAGCAAGCTGTTCCAGCAAGGCTGGCAAACGGTGGGGTCGTCACCCGAGGGCCTGGCCAACCGCATCAAGGCCGACACCAACCTGCTGGGCGGGGTGATTGCGATGCGCGGCATCAAGGTGGAGTAA
- a CDS encoding SURF1 family protein: protein MTPLRRPVGLRFWLITLAAVVGMLVTASLGRWQLSRAAQKESLQAMLDARGALPAIDGRTLTDPASTAPEAQQALVHRAVELQGRWLPEHTVYLDNRQMQGRPGFFVLTPLQLAGPGAGVVLVQRGWVARNFQDRTQLPPVNTPMGADVRVQGRVAAAPSRLYEFQGGNSAQGSSRIRQNLDLAAYRTETGLALAPLTVLQTGPAGEAGDGLQRDWPVVGAGVEKHYGYAFQWFGLCGLIALLYVWFQIVRRFIRPRSQPAA, encoded by the coding sequence GTGACCCCCCTTCGCCGTCCTGTGGGCCTGCGTTTTTGGCTGATTACCCTGGCTGCCGTGGTGGGCATGCTCGTCACCGCCTCGCTGGGGCGTTGGCAGCTGTCGCGCGCCGCACAGAAAGAGTCGCTGCAGGCGATGCTGGATGCCCGTGGCGCTCTGCCTGCCATCGATGGGCGCACGCTGACGGACCCTGCCAGTACGGCGCCTGAGGCACAACAGGCCCTGGTTCACCGCGCCGTGGAGCTGCAGGGGCGCTGGTTGCCAGAGCACACGGTATATCTGGATAACCGCCAGATGCAGGGTCGCCCTGGCTTCTTTGTGCTCACGCCGCTGCAGCTCGCCGGGCCGGGTGCCGGGGTGGTGCTGGTGCAGCGTGGTTGGGTGGCACGCAATTTTCAGGACCGCACGCAGCTGCCACCGGTCAACACGCCCATGGGTGCAGACGTGCGGGTGCAAGGCCGCGTGGCCGCCGCGCCTTCGCGGCTGTACGAGTTCCAGGGGGGCAATAGCGCGCAGGGGTCTTCCCGCATCCGGCAAAATCTCGACCTGGCGGCGTACCGGACCGAAACCGGTCTGGCGCTTGCCCCCCTCACGGTGTTGCAGACGGGCCCAGCGGGCGAAGCGGGCGATGGCCTGCAACGCGACTGGCCCGTGGTCGGCGCAGGCGTCGAAAAGCACTACGGTTACGCATTTCAATGGTTCGGGCTCTGTGGCCTGATAGCACTCCTTTATGTCTGGTTCCAAATCGTCCGACGGTTCATTCGCCCGCGCAGCCAGCCAGCCGCCTGA